From a single Nicotiana tomentosiformis chromosome 2, ASM39032v3, whole genome shotgun sequence genomic region:
- the LOC104102625 gene encoding uncharacterized protein encodes MNTLFSKRFNLQNFPQISPQNFLYHFPPLPKKTPHHIHPFPRKFTAKTLTLCSVTASESLSCGGWDDPRLISDPINPGESNQLHNFLNSLGINDKKYVFVYLLGFVCALAISRVKVSSIIVIPGCVIVFALGFSMGFVNGGKMSLDNNKKLPQDQILRGFAEKFRNLVNFLNGFDVEIGNLKKGVRKGIEFNQITVDDLQGFEKILESMKFSALNVRKVTEGCIESLSIESQEMERNFSQKSSKKKKEPGKNGFDFSRIAAGLFQMKPDLKSSKMKDYGEIELMDTKMNDSKQGNILTSATKERHSSSPFDMNLDGISGTSRHSSDNDAIRQDKVGGTFGKAGKTNVISDEDVNFSEMDSNTVNSVFNREEYSYQTSRVQFMRNHRVSHRTSHPSEFESWASDDGLVDSMDFNVNMEQTKTEVSSLHEQNVENLEGISSHCGGKENDEDTYRQFLSEEMRNHEKEPFMDSDEASNECEFGSSPSSVGSIDLQFNKYLTEANFLVKEVKECLRRQASDRHAEDALYKSAILLSKAIDIRPMSLLAVGQLGNTYLLHGELKLRISKDLRALLTDTVSVYKQTKIRDGLDDMVPRKDKLTSYLVNVCEECEELLIKAGRQYRLALSIDGNDVRALYNWGIALSLRAQLIADIGPGAARDADKVFLAAIDKFDAMMSRGTVYAPDALFRWATALQHRSRLRPRTSREKVKLLQQAQRLYQDALHMDSDNLQAREALSSCISELKYWYR; translated from the exons ATGAATACCCTTTTTTCAAAAAGATTCAATCTTCAAAATTTCcctcaaatttcacctcaaaatttTCTCTATCACTTTCCACCACTTCCCAAGAAAACCCCACATCACATTCATCCATTTCCAAGAAAATTTACTGCCAAGACTCTAACTTTGTGCTCTGTTACAGCTTCTGAGTCATTATCTTGTGGTGGTTGGGATGACCCAAGATTAATTAGTGACCCAATTAACCCTGGTGAGTCTAATCAGCTTCACAATTTTCTTAATTCCCTGGGAATTAATGATAAAAAATATGTCTTTGTTTACCTTTTGGGGTTTGTTTGTGCTCTAGCAATTTCAAGGGTGAAAGTTTCCTCAATTATAGTAATTCCAGGTTGTGTTATTGTATTTGCACTTGGGTTTTCAATGGGGTTTGTTAATGGGGGTAAAATGAGCTTAGATAATAATAAGAAATTGCCTCAAGATCAGATTCTTAGAGGTTTTGCTGAGAAATTCAGGAATTTGGTGAATTTTCTTAATGGTTTTGATGTGGAAATTGGTAATTTGAAGAAGGGTGTTAGGAAAGGTATTGAGTTTAATCAAATTACTGTGGATGATTTGCAAGGTTTTGAGAAGATTCTGGAATCTATGAAATTTTCTGCTCTTAATGTTAGAAAGGTTACAGAAGGTTGTATTGAAAGTTTGTCTATTGAGAGTCAAGAGATGGAAAGAAATTTTAGTCAAAAGTCAAGTAAGAAGAAGAAGGAGCCAGGTAAAAATGGCTTTGACTTCTCTCGGATTGCAGCGGGTTTGTTTCAAATGAAGCCGGATTTGAAGTCCAGTAAAATGAAAGATTATGGTGAGATTGAATTGATGGACACAAAGATGAATGACTCCAAGCAAGGGAATATCTTGACTTCTGCTACTAAAGAAAGACATTCAAGTTCACCGTTTGATATGAATCTAGACGGCATTAGTGGCACTTCACGGCACAGTTCTGATAATGACGCGATTAGGCAAGACAAAGTGGGTGGGACATTTGGGAAGGCTGGTAAAACAAATGTAATTTCTGATGAGGATGTTAATTTTTCCGAGATGGATAGTAACACAGTTAATTCAGTTTTCAATAGAGAAGAATATAGTTATCAGACAAGCAGAGTACAATTTATGAGGAACCATCGGGTATCTCATAGAACGAGTCATCCTAGTGAATTTGAATCTTGGGCATCTGATGATGGTTTAGTTGATTCTATGGATTTTAACGTCAATATGGAGCAAACTAAAACTGAAGTGTCATCTTTGCATGAACAGAACGTGGAGAATTTAGAAGGAATAAGTAGCCATTGTGGTGGAAAAGAAAATGATGAAGACACTTACAGACAATTTCTTAGTGAGGAGATGAGAAATCATGAAAAGGAACCATTTATGGATAGCGATGAGGCCTCAAATGAATGTGAATTTGGTTCCTCTCCATCTTCAGTAGGTTCCATTGATTTGCAATTTAATAAGTACCTTACTGAGGCTAATTTTCTAGTAAAAGAAGTGAAGGAATGTTTGAGGAGGCAAGCCAGTGACAGGCATGCGGAGGATGCGCTTTACAAGTCTGCCATATTACTCTCAAAAGCTATAGACATCCGACCCATGAGTTTATTGGCTGTGGGACAGTTGGGAAATACTTACCTTCTTCATGGAGAACTAAAGTTAAGGATCAGTAAAGATTTGAGAGCTTTACTAACTGATACTGTATCAGTATATAAACAGACTAAAATACGTGATGGGCTAGATGATATGGTTCCTAGGAAAGACAAACTTACATCTTATCTTGTAAATGTCTGTGAAGAGTGTGAAGAATTACTTATTAAGGCAGGAAGACAGTATAGGTTGGCCTTGTCGATTGATGGGAATGACGTGAGAGCCTTGTATAATTGGGGCATTGCTCTCTCTTTGCGTGCACAGTTGATTGCAGACATTGGACCT GGTGCTGCACGTGATGCTGACAAGGTTTTCTTGGCTGCAATTGATAAGTTTGACGCTATGATGTCTAGAGGCACTGTATATGCACCCGATG CTCTTTTCAGATGGGCCACAGCATTGCAGCACAGATCTCGCCTACGGCCTAGAACTAGTAGAGAGAAGGTGAAGTTATTGCAGCAGGCTCAAAGGTTATATCAAGACGCCCTTCATATGGACTCCGATAACCTTCAAGCACGAGAGGCCTTGTCATCCTGCATATCTGAGCTCAAGTACTGGTATAGATAG
- the LOC104102626 gene encoding CBS domain-containing protein CBSX5-like: MAVSFLNREVSDLCLGKPALKPIPAKATVSEALTALKKSGETHVSVWSCDHPKKVLEEGDAGAESVCRCVGKISMVDVICFLSKEDNLVNPSKALETPVAQILPKGDSIVRHLDPNSSLLEAIDYILEGAQNLVIPIQNYRSTPSRKRLLSKASSLLPTNHNGVEYCWLTQEDIVRFLLNSIGVFSPMPTFSIDSLNIINHDIMTVRYHDPAISSLDAITLAHIEQSSVAVVDEDNRLIGEISPFTLAYCDETVAAAIATLSAGDLMAYIDYGGPAEDLVELVKTRLQDKKLEAMVELIDEEFSLSSSSSSASSCSSDDESGSSRNTVLGRFSSARRSEAITCYPWSSLVAVMIQALAHRANSIWVMDADNNLIGVVTFKGILEVFRSIANARRKPGRENTSKQ, from the exons ATGGCAGTAAGTTTTCTGAATCGGGAGGTATCAGACCTGTGCCTTGGTAAGCCGGCATTAAAGCCTATTCCGGCAAAAGCCACCGTATCGGAGGCGTTAACGGCGTTGAAAAAATCCGGCGAGACCCATGTAAGCGTTTGGAGCTGTGACCATCCCAAGAAGGTTCTAGAAGAAGGTGACGCTGGGGCTGAATCTGTGTGCCGCTGTGTAGGGAAGATCTCTATGGTAGATGTGATTTGCTTTCTTTCTAAAGAAGACAATTTGGTTAATCCTTCTAAGGCTCTTGAGACTCCTGTGGCTCAGATTTTGCCTAAAGGGGATTCCATTGTTAGGCATTTGGATCCCAATTCAAG CTTGCTGGAAGCAATAGATTACATTCTTGAAGGCGCCCAGAACCTGGTTATACCGATTCAAAACTACAGGAGCACGCCTTCGAGGAAAAGGCTTTTGAGTAAAGCGTCCTCACTGCTTCCCACAAATCATAACGGAGTTGAATACTGCTGGCTAACACAGGAAGACATTGTCCGGTTCCTTCTCAACTCCATTGGAGTCTTCTCTCCTATGCCCACATTTTCGATCGATTCACTCAACATCATAAATCACGACATCATGACTGTTCGCTACCACGATCCTGCAATCTCTTCCTTGGATGCCATTACTCTCGCGCATATTGAGCAAAGTTCAGTTGCAGTTGTTGATGAAGACAACCGGTTGATTGGTGAAATCTCCCCTTTCACTCTGGCCTATTGTGATGAAACTGTTGCAGCTGCAATCGCGACTCTTTCAGCTGGTGATCTTATGGCATACATTGACTATGGTGGTCCTGCAGAGGATTTGGTCGAGTTGGTCAAGACGAGGCTTCAAGATAAGAAACTCGAGGCAATGGTGGAACTAATAGATGAAGAGTTTTCACTgtcttcatcatcatcttctgCTTCGAGTTGTTCATCAGACGATGAATCAGGCTCGAGCAGAAATACTGTGCTGGGACGATTTTCTTCAGCTAGAAGGTCCGAGGCGATTACTTGTTATCCATGGAGTTCGTTGGTGGCTGTAATGATTCAAGCTCTTGCACATCGTGCTAATTCCATTTGGGTCATGGATGCGGATAATAATTTGATTGGAGTTGTAACATTTAAAGGAATTCTGGAAGTTTTCAGGAGTATTGCTAATGCGAGGCGTAAACCAGGAAGGGAGAATACATcaaagcaataa